The following coding sequences are from one Lemur catta isolate mLemCat1 chromosome 16, mLemCat1.pri, whole genome shotgun sequence window:
- the LOC123621738 gene encoding translation initiation factor IF-2-like gives MYNYNYLSCTFHQRSQGPSCSRTPYPLHFTGNLPAPHAGSEEPSAGPCEPGACLSSKSNRRLRERGLPEEAGVLRQPLGKACDRPALSAPGDPTHSQGAHQEVPGGSERSASPSLGHRPGAPHVSRRLSDPAGQALRAGGLAAQGRPGVTPSRASDPDRARAQPGLHCSSLAATRSPRILREPGVTPAAAPEPFPPVPLPGSRRPSGKAQPRSPAYPQQVGHRFRTTCPRPRPRRGPALPPSRPPIPARFGGPASPRPRPAH, from the exons ATGTATAACTATAATTATCTAAGTTGCACCTTCCACCAAA GGTCTCAAGGACCTTCCTGCAGCCGGACCCCGTATCccctccattttacag GCAACCTCCCAGCCCCACACGCGGGCAGCGAGGAGCCCAGTGCTGGGCCCTGCGAACCTGGAGCCTGTCTGTCCAGCAAGAGCAACCGAAGGCTCCGGGAAAGGGGTCTGCCGGAGGAGGCTGGAGTTCTCCGCCAGCCTCTCGGGAAGGCATGCGACCGACCAGCACTCTCCGCTCCCGGCGACCCCACCCACAGCCAGGGTGCCCACCAGGAAGTGCCAGGCGGGTCCGAGCGAAGTGCATCGCCGAGCCTGGGTCACCGGCCAGGGGCGCCCCACGTGTCCCGGCGCCTCTCGGACCCGGCCGGCCAGGCGCTGCGGGCGGGTGGCCTGGCTGCCCAGGGCCGCCCGGGGGTAACCCCGTCCCGGGCCTCCGACCCCGATCGCGCTCGGGCACAACCCGGGCTCCATTGTTCCAGCCTGGCCGCGACCCGGAGCCCCAGGATCCTCCGCGAACCAGGCGTGACTCCCGCCGCTGCCCCGGAGCCCTTCCCGCCCGTCCCGCTCCCCGGCTCGCGCCGCCCATCCGGGAAGGCCCAGCCGCGGAGCCCCGCTTACCCGCAGCAGGTCGGACACCGGTTCCGCACCACGTGTCCACGGCCACGCCCCCGGCGCGGGCCCGCCCTGCCGCCATCCCGCCCACCAATCCCGGCCAGGTTCGGAGGGCCGGCGTCGCCCCGCCCCCGTCCCGCCCACTAA